Proteins encoded together in one Terriglobus saanensis SP1PR4 window:
- a CDS encoding TonB-dependent receptor: protein MKLFPRQVKFVLMLFVLALTQAITAQTFRGGIAGTVQDSSGAVVPNAKISLTGTDTGYKRELESTSSGDYTFPDLPLGNYSIEVSSAGFASTKIDKIAVRPGQVYSLEIKLSVSTSSELIEVNAAAVSLDTVSSTNNAVVNEKAVENMPLNGRDFTQLIKIVPGYNGAGSLNGTRTNQNNYQIDGADNNDIWQNASAANQGGVGSIAGVTIPIDAIDQFTVQTQANAESGRNGGGLISLAIKSGTNRIHGTAYYFNRNEFFAARSPFLKDTDRKPALRNQQFGGSLGGPIIHDKLFYFVNYERQKYTIANSASATEPTTAYVAQATALLAAHGISVNPLSLSVITLWPQGNKNSGPAANGNFLDTTPQHGYSDNSIGKIDWTITPRQQLSARAFIGTGRQFATSSSTGPFISDYYQVAPDITQNFTVVHNWAVTNHISNQLLAGVGVFNQTFNDQNHSQNIPALGLNTGVTTPSLFGAPTITISSSTDFDQVGPTQPLGRKDYTGHLTDTMTWLKGKHQFRFGGEFRRNYMDLQYQRNVRGTFTFTGNASASVALPAGATSYAADTAPTQAVKGLADFLAGYVGSSSFTQGTLRRGIYNKAFDIFAQDTYTVLPSLTLNYGVRYTYNGPFTSNGVISGFRPGATNADAYGLEIVGQGLDSVYNSNKTNFAPRFGFSYQPAQKMVIRGTYGIYFDVPNWNGFFDNRPGNGGASGVQANPTGATPVLNLSRNLYQWQTGVNPFVGASIPAALGLSTVDPNFKTAYVQNFNLNTQYQISRNTMLQISYVGSLGRRLFRLRDINQARPGIGATTAALQPRRPFYTDTRLANRTTIAAINQMESKAASNYHSIQAMLRTSNYHGLTAQGSYTLGHAFDNVSGTRGFAPQDSTNIDGEYGSADFDVRQTFNGYIVYEVPKFTDHATYLTRGWQGNAFITAYTGTPFSAKLGSTDNSGTGELQDRLNQIGDPKAGLNRQLVRPAGATPYVQWYTGAAFQTAPAGTFGTTARNAYRGPGFATVDAAVVKNTYIHEGINLQLRAEMFNIFNRLNLANPSLSGSPTGSSFGRSTNTRSNSGAPGIGPGEPFNVQLAGKIIF from the coding sequence ATGAAGTTATTTCCGAGGCAAGTGAAGTTTGTTCTGATGCTGTTCGTTCTTGCGCTGACGCAAGCGATCACAGCACAGACGTTCCGCGGTGGTATCGCGGGAACAGTGCAGGACAGCAGCGGCGCAGTGGTCCCCAACGCCAAGATTTCTTTGACTGGTACCGACACCGGCTATAAGCGCGAACTGGAGTCCACAAGCTCCGGCGACTACACCTTCCCGGATCTTCCTCTCGGAAACTATTCGATTGAGGTTTCATCCGCAGGCTTTGCGTCTACGAAGATCGATAAGATCGCGGTTCGTCCAGGTCAGGTCTATTCGCTGGAAATCAAGCTCAGCGTTTCTACCTCGTCAGAACTGATCGAGGTCAATGCAGCAGCGGTCTCTCTGGATACCGTTTCTTCGACGAACAACGCTGTCGTCAATGAGAAGGCTGTAGAAAACATGCCTCTCAACGGTCGTGACTTTACGCAGCTCATCAAGATTGTTCCCGGATATAACGGAGCAGGTTCGCTCAACGGTACGCGTACGAACCAGAACAACTATCAGATCGATGGTGCGGACAATAACGATATCTGGCAAAACGCTTCAGCAGCCAACCAGGGAGGCGTAGGCTCCATCGCTGGTGTCACGATTCCCATCGATGCAATCGATCAGTTCACTGTTCAAACGCAGGCCAACGCGGAATCCGGACGCAACGGCGGTGGTCTCATCTCGCTCGCTATCAAATCCGGTACGAACCGCATTCACGGAACGGCATATTACTTCAACCGTAACGAGTTCTTCGCGGCGCGCAGTCCATTCCTCAAGGACACGGACCGCAAGCCAGCCCTCCGCAATCAGCAGTTCGGCGGTTCGCTTGGCGGCCCCATCATTCACGACAAGCTCTTCTACTTCGTAAACTATGAGCGTCAGAAGTACACGATTGCGAACTCCGCTTCCGCTACCGAACCAACCACCGCATACGTGGCTCAGGCGACTGCGCTTCTCGCGGCTCACGGAATCTCTGTCAACCCGCTCTCGCTCAGCGTGATCACGCTGTGGCCGCAGGGCAACAAGAACTCCGGACCCGCAGCCAACGGTAACTTCCTGGACACCACACCCCAGCATGGTTACAGCGATAACTCCATCGGCAAGATCGATTGGACAATCACCCCGCGCCAGCAGCTTTCGGCACGCGCCTTCATCGGTACCGGCCGTCAGTTCGCCACCTCCAGCAGCACTGGTCCATTTATCTCTGACTATTATCAAGTCGCTCCTGACATCACCCAGAACTTCACGGTAGTCCACAACTGGGCAGTTACGAACCATATCTCGAACCAGCTCCTCGCGGGCGTGGGCGTCTTCAATCAGACCTTCAACGACCAGAACCACAGCCAGAACATTCCGGCGCTCGGCCTTAACACCGGAGTCACCACACCGTCGCTCTTCGGCGCTCCCACCATCACGATTAGTTCTTCGACGGATTTTGATCAGGTTGGTCCAACTCAGCCCCTCGGACGTAAGGACTACACCGGTCACCTGACCGACACCATGACGTGGCTCAAGGGTAAGCACCAGTTCCGCTTTGGTGGTGAATTCCGTCGCAACTACATGGACCTGCAGTATCAGCGTAACGTTCGTGGAACCTTCACCTTTACTGGCAACGCTTCGGCCAGCGTTGCACTGCCTGCCGGAGCGACTTCTTACGCTGCCGATACTGCGCCAACACAGGCCGTCAAGGGACTTGCTGACTTCCTGGCTGGTTATGTGGGTTCATCGTCCTTCACGCAGGGTACGCTGCGCCGCGGTATCTATAACAAGGCGTTCGATATCTTCGCTCAGGACACCTACACCGTTCTTCCGTCGCTCACCTTGAACTACGGTGTCCGTTACACCTACAACGGACCCTTCACCTCCAACGGCGTGATCTCGGGCTTCCGCCCCGGAGCAACGAACGCAGACGCCTATGGTCTGGAGATTGTCGGTCAGGGCCTCGACTCCGTGTACAACTCCAACAAGACCAACTTTGCTCCGCGCTTTGGCTTCTCTTATCAGCCAGCGCAGAAGATGGTCATCCGCGGTACGTACGGTATCTACTTCGACGTTCCCAACTGGAACGGCTTCTTCGATAACCGTCCAGGCAATGGCGGCGCATCCGGTGTGCAGGCCAATCCAACCGGCGCGACCCCTGTACTCAACCTGAGCCGCAACTTATACCAGTGGCAGACGGGTGTGAACCCATTTGTCGGTGCCTCCATTCCTGCCGCCCTCGGTCTTTCCACTGTCGACCCTAACTTCAAAACGGCGTATGTGCAGAACTTCAACCTGAATACGCAATATCAGATCAGCCGCAACACGATGTTGCAGATCAGCTACGTCGGCTCGCTGGGCCGTCGTCTGTTCCGCCTTCGTGACATCAACCAGGCACGCCCCGGAATCGGTGCGACAACTGCTGCACTCCAGCCACGTCGCCCCTTCTACACGGACACCCGTCTGGCGAACCGTACGACCATCGCAGCCATTAACCAGATGGAAAGCAAGGCTGCATCGAACTACCACTCGATCCAGGCGATGCTGCGTACCAGCAATTACCACGGTCTGACCGCGCAGGGTTCTTACACGCTCGGTCATGCCTTCGACAACGTATCGGGTACCCGCGGATTCGCTCCTCAGGATTCGACCAACATCGATGGAGAGTATGGCAGCGCCGACTTCGACGTGCGCCAGACGTTCAATGGTTACATCGTCTACGAAGTGCCAAAGTTTACCGATCACGCAACGTACCTTACACGTGGCTGGCAGGGCAATGCCTTCATCACCGCTTACACGGGTACGCCCTTTTCGGCAAAGCTGGGTAGCACGGACAACAGTGGCACTGGCGAACTCCAGGACCGCCTGAACCAGATCGGAGATCCAAAGGCAGGCCTGAACCGTCAATTGGTCCGTCCGGCGGGTGCAACTCCCTACGTCCAGTGGTACACGGGCGCGGCTTTCCAGACGGCGCCTGCGGGCACCTTCGGAACAACCGCACGTAACGCCTACCGTGGACCTGGATTTGCCACAGTCGATGCGGCTGTTGTGAAAAACACCTACATCCACGAAGGCATCAACCTCCAGTTGCGGGCTGAGATGTTCAACATCTTCAACCGCCTGAATCTGGCGAACCCCAGCCTTTCGGGCTCGCCAACGGGCAGTTCTTTCGGTCGCAGCACAAACACTCGTTCCAACAGCGGCGCCCCCGGCATCGGACCGGGTGAGCCGTTCAATGTGCAGCTCGCGGGCAAGATCATTTTCTAA
- a CDS encoding M20/M25/M40 family metallo-hydrolase has product MKRFAVILTGAALLAPPPTFAQMGAPGQRPTGMPAVAGPLAAKYKTDADKILTAAMEDNEGYADLAYLCDHIGKRISGSPQLNTAIEWGADLMKKAGLQNVQIQPVMVPHWVRGGESAALVGPVKKPLHMLGLGMSVGTSKEGTTADVVFVHDFAELDALPDAQVKGKIVVFNPGWKGYGVGSMYRTGGASHAAAKGAAAMLVRSATGLAMKTPHTGTLRYDEKQTKIPAAAISVEDALMIERLSKEGPVKVHLQMDAHMEEDVKAGNVMGEIVGSEHPEQVVVLGGHIDSWDVGQGAQDDGSGIMATFEAVSLIHKLGLKPKRTIRIVFWVNEENGGAGGRAYRQLIGDKIGDQVAAIEMDGGAEKPLGIGYGGFGGGRRPTPPVPGAVAAPVAEPRGMDESTLSPAEKQSFVYMKDIASLLESIGANTVSPGGGGSDIGPITTDGVPALSPATVGDHYFDWHHTEADTLDKVDVDSFKRNTAMLSVVAYVLADMDGRLAGQKSVARE; this is encoded by the coding sequence ATGAAGCGTTTTGCAGTGATTTTGACGGGTGCGGCCTTATTGGCCCCGCCGCCGACGTTTGCGCAGATGGGTGCTCCTGGGCAGCGTCCCACAGGGATGCCGGCAGTGGCTGGACCTTTGGCAGCAAAGTATAAGACGGACGCAGACAAAATTCTGACTGCGGCGATGGAGGACAACGAAGGCTATGCCGATTTGGCGTACCTCTGCGATCACATCGGAAAGCGCATCAGTGGGAGTCCGCAGCTGAACACCGCCATAGAGTGGGGCGCGGACCTGATGAAGAAGGCTGGCCTGCAGAACGTGCAGATTCAGCCGGTGATGGTGCCGCACTGGGTGCGTGGTGGCGAGTCTGCCGCTCTGGTCGGGCCGGTGAAGAAGCCTCTCCACATGCTGGGCCTGGGCATGAGCGTGGGCACATCGAAGGAAGGCACCACGGCGGACGTCGTCTTTGTGCATGACTTCGCGGAGTTGGATGCGCTGCCCGACGCGCAGGTCAAGGGAAAGATCGTCGTCTTCAATCCGGGATGGAAGGGCTACGGCGTTGGTTCGATGTACCGAACGGGCGGAGCGTCGCACGCTGCGGCAAAAGGCGCTGCCGCAATGCTGGTGCGTTCTGCCACCGGGCTGGCGATGAAGACGCCGCACACCGGAACGCTGCGCTATGACGAGAAGCAGACCAAAATTCCGGCTGCTGCGATCTCGGTCGAAGACGCGTTGATGATCGAACGCCTGAGCAAGGAAGGTCCCGTCAAAGTGCATCTGCAGATGGATGCGCATATGGAAGAGGACGTGAAGGCAGGGAACGTCATGGGCGAGATCGTCGGCAGCGAGCATCCGGAACAGGTGGTCGTTCTTGGTGGTCACATCGACTCGTGGGACGTCGGCCAGGGCGCACAGGACGACGGCTCCGGCATCATGGCAACGTTCGAAGCGGTCTCTCTCATCCACAAGCTGGGACTGAAGCCGAAGCGTACGATCCGCATCGTCTTCTGGGTGAATGAAGAGAATGGCGGAGCCGGTGGACGCGCGTATCGCCAGCTCATTGGTGACAAGATCGGCGACCAGGTGGCCGCGATCGAGATGGATGGTGGTGCGGAGAAGCCACTGGGTATCGGCTATGGCGGATTCGGTGGCGGACGTCGTCCGACTCCTCCCGTTCCTGGTGCAGTTGCTGCGCCAGTGGCAGAACCACGCGGCATGGACGAGAGCACGCTCTCTCCAGCGGAGAAGCAATCCTTCGTTTACATGAAGGACATCGCTTCCTTACTTGAATCGATCGGCGCGAACACGGTTTCGCCCGGCGGCGGCGGTTCGGACATTGGACCCATTACTACAGACGGCGTTCCGGCCCTGAGTCCCGCAACGGTGGGTGACCACTACTTCGACTGGCACCACACCGAGGCCGATACGCTGGATAAGGTGGACGTCGATTCCTTCAAACGGAACACGGCGATGCTGTCTGTCGTGGCGTATGTGCTTGCGGATATGGACGGCCGTCTCGCTGGACAGAAATCTGTAGCGCGCGAGTAA
- a CDS encoding TonB-dependent receptor, with translation MLVKLLIKGIFVSALLFSTGTRVGPLLYAQETSATRGGLSGVITDGSGAAVPGAKVTLKGATDQKEVTTDATGRYTIGGLTPGLYSVTAKKEGFSATEAKNVNVVIGRLSSFDLSIQIGQVSDVIEVKANSVEVNTVSTAIGSNLDYTFYEQVPVARNVGSLFYTAPGAVNGGGTGNANPSIGGATGLENQYIIDGVNLTDVGYGGLGVFSPTYGSLGTGINLSFIQGVQVKTGALEPKYGRADGGIALIVTKTGGTHFHGAVSAYFAPAQFSSTQRYADDFFNRVNTHGRIFGVPQYDAAIELGGYIPFHGMRDKLFFFGAFNPSLNQVQYIAPAGSGLAAQGAFTNSITAYSWAGKITYKPFETLTFDASAFGDPSSSNYGYGYANQDTFPLYPNFNQANSSSFSRWNFGSRNEVFHMNAAITPTWVLNIAGTAKQTHFTESGFQNLYNITDTTQPNLGLAGAQFNAAGLGYYQNPDTHAYSFTAETEKTVSFFGTHTLSIGYEFDRAIYDLFKGYTGGTYAFPTTNSAGAATPAAIAGTQTSAGFKLIALNYTKDSPDPNCPLTLCPQMNIPGYGLAQVYLSQNRGIFSTPQAFTSVGYHQLYANDDWVINKHISVNAGLRWEEEQLNGVVQQYVFNDNWSPRVGINIDPFGDRKGKVFFNYARYTQMLPADAAVRELNQEQDVYRANYAPLSDANHQVVLSSLGTVIPVLDAAHLLSGNTAAGVDDNGVAAGAGRGLSISGSAPELIASGTKLNYEEEFVAGIERQVGLGFVVSARYTDRRLLRILEDLSGVSPEGALGADPNIGPFQNFLIGNPSPSADYFVNEQEEAYTTTPPANCVLDYGIQHNAAGDALGGACGQNPDVAGLPTPDGKADGFAAARRHYQALEIEANKNFSHNFLMRVNYRYAKLYGNYEGLFRNDNGQSDPGVSSLFDFTQGVLGLLGNQFKSGFLNTDRRHVANLYGSYVVPSGFLKNLTQGIGFRGQAGAPLTNLGAHPVYDNEGEIPLGNGRGSLGRTASNMQLDLHTDYSIPVREGAKVKLSWDMFNVLNSRSLTQVDQDSELNSTTPNVDYLKPLSFQRAFYARGSVRFEF, from the coding sequence ATGCTTGTGAAGCTATTGATCAAAGGGATTTTTGTATCTGCACTTTTGTTCTCGACGGGAACAAGGGTTGGTCCTCTGCTTTACGCCCAGGAGACTTCCGCAACACGTGGCGGACTGTCGGGCGTCATCACGGATGGCAGTGGTGCTGCCGTCCCGGGAGCAAAGGTGACCTTGAAGGGTGCGACCGATCAAAAAGAAGTGACGACCGATGCCACGGGACGCTACACAATCGGTGGCCTTACGCCTGGTCTCTACTCTGTAACAGCCAAGAAAGAAGGCTTCAGCGCGACTGAGGCAAAGAACGTCAACGTCGTAATCGGACGCCTGTCGAGCTTTGATCTTTCCATACAGATCGGCCAGGTTTCGGACGTTATTGAAGTCAAGGCGAACAGCGTTGAAGTAAATACCGTTTCGACGGCTATCGGCAGCAACCTGGATTACACCTTCTATGAGCAGGTTCCCGTGGCGCGCAATGTTGGAAGCCTGTTCTATACGGCTCCTGGTGCAGTTAACGGCGGTGGTACCGGAAATGCGAATCCCTCCATCGGTGGCGCAACTGGCCTGGAGAATCAGTACATCATCGACGGCGTGAATCTGACCGACGTCGGTTACGGTGGTCTCGGCGTCTTCAGCCCGACCTACGGCTCTCTCGGAACAGGCATCAACTTGTCCTTCATTCAGGGCGTTCAGGTAAAGACCGGCGCTTTGGAGCCGAAGTATGGTCGCGCGGACGGCGGTATTGCACTGATCGTGACGAAAACGGGCGGAACTCATTTCCATGGAGCGGTCTCAGCCTACTTTGCTCCCGCACAGTTCAGCTCAACCCAGCGCTACGCAGATGACTTCTTCAATCGCGTGAACACCCATGGACGCATCTTTGGCGTACCCCAGTATGACGCAGCCATTGAATTGGGCGGCTACATTCCATTCCACGGTATGCGTGACAAGCTCTTCTTCTTCGGTGCCTTCAATCCTTCGCTCAACCAGGTGCAATATATCGCGCCCGCAGGTTCCGGTCTCGCAGCGCAGGGTGCGTTCACCAACTCCATTACGGCCTACAGTTGGGCTGGCAAGATCACCTACAAGCCGTTTGAGACACTGACCTTCGACGCGTCTGCCTTCGGCGATCCCTCCAGCAGCAACTATGGATACGGATACGCCAACCAGGATACCTTCCCCCTTTATCCCAACTTCAACCAGGCTAACTCGTCGTCGTTCAGCCGCTGGAACTTCGGATCGCGTAACGAGGTTTTCCATATGAATGCGGCGATCACACCGACTTGGGTCCTCAATATTGCAGGCACCGCGAAGCAGACCCACTTTACCGAGTCTGGATTTCAGAATCTTTACAACATCACCGATACGACACAGCCTAATCTTGGGCTCGCTGGCGCTCAGTTCAATGCGGCAGGTCTCGGTTACTATCAGAATCCTGATACTCACGCCTACAGCTTCACCGCGGAAACAGAAAAAACGGTCAGCTTCTTTGGCACCCATACCCTCTCCATTGGGTACGAATTTGACCGTGCCATCTATGACCTGTTCAAGGGTTATACCGGTGGGACCTACGCTTTCCCCACCACAAATAGCGCTGGGGCCGCAACTCCTGCTGCAATCGCGGGGACGCAGACGAGCGCGGGCTTCAAGTTGATTGCGCTTAATTACACCAAAGACAGTCCAGACCCGAACTGCCCTCTGACTCTATGCCCCCAGATGAACATCCCGGGCTATGGTCTAGCGCAGGTTTACCTCTCGCAGAATCGTGGCATCTTTAGCACTCCCCAGGCGTTCACCAGCGTTGGATATCACCAGCTCTATGCGAACGATGACTGGGTCATCAACAAGCACATCAGCGTCAACGCAGGTCTCCGCTGGGAAGAGGAGCAGCTCAACGGTGTAGTTCAGCAGTATGTCTTCAATGACAATTGGTCTCCGCGTGTAGGCATCAATATCGATCCCTTCGGAGATCGCAAAGGCAAGGTCTTCTTCAACTACGCTCGCTACACGCAAATGCTTCCAGCAGACGCCGCCGTTCGCGAACTCAACCAGGAGCAGGATGTCTACCGCGCTAACTACGCGCCCCTTTCGGACGCAAATCATCAGGTAGTTCTCAGTTCCCTGGGAACGGTCATTCCGGTTCTTGATGCAGCCCATCTGCTGAGCGGAAATACGGCGGCAGGCGTCGATGACAACGGGGTAGCCGCAGGCGCCGGTAGAGGTCTCTCCATCAGCGGTTCGGCACCCGAACTCATTGCCTCGGGCACCAAGCTGAACTATGAAGAAGAGTTCGTTGCCGGAATCGAACGTCAGGTCGGCTTAGGGTTTGTCGTGAGTGCACGGTACACCGATCGCCGTCTTCTGAGAATTCTTGAAGATCTCTCCGGCGTTTCGCCGGAAGGTGCCCTTGGTGCTGATCCAAACATTGGCCCCTTTCAAAACTTCTTGATTGGTAATCCAAGCCCCTCCGCAGACTATTTCGTCAACGAACAGGAGGAGGCTTACACCACCACTCCACCGGCAAATTGTGTACTCGACTACGGCATTCAGCACAACGCGGCCGGTGATGCCCTCGGCGGCGCCTGCGGCCAAAACCCTGACGTTGCTGGCCTCCCAACTCCAGACGGCAAAGCGGATGGATTTGCAGCAGCTCGTCGTCACTACCAGGCATTGGAAATCGAAGCGAATAAGAACTTCAGCCACAACTTCCTGATGCGCGTGAACTATCGTTACGCGAAGCTCTACGGAAACTATGAAGGTCTCTTCCGCAACGATAACGGTCAGTCCGACCCCGGTGTGAGCTCACTCTTCGACTTCACTCAAGGTGTGCTCGGCCTGTTGGGTAACCAGTTCAAGTCTGGCTTTCTCAACACCGACCGACGTCACGTCGCGAACCTATACGGCTCCTATGTCGTACCGAGCGGCTTCCTCAAGAACCTCACACAGGGCATCGGATTCCGTGGCCAGGCTGGCGCTCCCCTTACAAACCTCGGCGCTCACCCCGTCTATGACAACGAGGGCGAAATTCCTCTAGGCAACGGACGTGGAAGCCTCGGTCGCACTGCTTCCAACATGCAGCTCGACCTTCACACCGACTACTCCATTCCGGTTCGCGAAGGTGCAAAGGTAAAGCTCTCTTGGGATATGTTCAACGTCCTCAACTCCCGGTCGCTCACACAGGTCGATCAGGATTCAGAACTCAACTCCACCACGCCGAACGTCGATTACTTGAAGCCTCTCTCCTTCCAGCGCGCCTTCTACGCTCGCGGTTCGGTTCGGTTCGAGTTCTAA